A portion of the Dethiosulfovibrio faecalis genome contains these proteins:
- a CDS encoding tripartite tricarboxylate transporter TctB family protein: protein MKRADAVTALIFMALGGAALYQTTLFDQTLITDNYLGATFFPRMVAIAMIAMAISLLWGSRKAKAEGDGEPMFGPGILRPLAGAVIVGAYSWALGPLGFIISTVILNLAILLTFGVKKIPLLLMLPIGATLIIYWVFYKLLTVPLPEGIFFL from the coding sequence ATGAAAAGAGCCGATGCAGTCACCGCCCTGATCTTCATGGCGCTGGGAGGGGCCGCACTGTACCAGACGACCTTGTTCGACCAGACCCTCATAACAGACAACTACCTGGGGGCCACCTTCTTTCCGAGGATGGTCGCCATAGCCATGATAGCCATGGCCATATCCCTTCTCTGGGGATCGAGAAAAGCGAAAGCCGAGGGAGACGGTGAACCGATGTTCGGTCCCGGGATCCTTCGCCCCCTGGCCGGTGCCGTGATAGTTGGAGCCTATTCCTGGGCTCTGGGACCCCTGGGCTTCATAATATCCACCGTTATTCTTAACCTAGCCATACTTTTGACCTTCGGAGTGAAAAAGATACCCTTGCTGTTAATGCTGCCGATTGGAGCGACTCTGATCATCTACTGGGTTTTCTATAAACTTCTGACCGTACCCCTCCCGGAGGGGATATTCTTCCTCTAG
- a CDS encoding Bug family tripartite tricarboxylate transporter substrate binding protein → MKRLLSLLVALTVVLAATGAMAADFPAKNVKLIVPFSAGGGTDAVARSLASVAEKYLGQPVVIINKTGGSGAVGMTEGAMSKKDGYTVTMVTREIAWLFQMGLAQVKPSDFDAIALVNEDPAIVLVRPDSEFQSVEKLIESAKADSGSVKFASTAKPNFYLLALELNQNVTFNQIPYNGAAEAIPAVMGGHVDFTMVNPGEAISQIQAKQLKALGVCSDARLAGLPEVPTMTELGYPIVTGTWRGLAVPKGTPENVKSTLEEAFAKAVADPEFQGFMDKRKLGIRYMDSKDFTSFMEKDVKGLTAIVEAVKKQQGK, encoded by the coding sequence ATGAAACGTCTGTTGTCGCTTCTAGTAGCTCTGACCGTGGTTCTCGCAGCCACCGGCGCCATGGCGGCGGATTTCCCCGCCAAGAACGTCAAGCTCATCGTCCCCTTCTCCGCCGGAGGGGGCACCGACGCAGTAGCCCGCTCTTTGGCCAGCGTAGCCGAGAAATACCTGGGACAGCCAGTCGTCATCATCAACAAGACCGGGGGCAGCGGTGCCGTGGGAATGACCGAGGGAGCCATGTCCAAGAAAGACGGATACACCGTCACCATGGTCACCAGAGAGATAGCCTGGCTCTTCCAGATGGGGCTGGCCCAGGTGAAGCCCTCCGACTTCGACGCCATAGCTCTGGTCAACGAGGACCCAGCAATCGTCCTGGTCCGTCCGGACTCGGAGTTCCAGTCCGTCGAGAAACTGATCGAATCGGCCAAGGCCGACTCGGGCAGCGTCAAGTTCGCCAGCACGGCGAAGCCGAACTTCTACCTCCTGGCCCTGGAGCTCAACCAGAACGTTACCTTCAACCAGATCCCCTATAACGGAGCGGCCGAGGCCATCCCCGCCGTCATGGGCGGCCACGTGGACTTCACCATGGTCAACCCCGGAGAGGCCATCTCCCAGATACAGGCGAAACAGCTCAAGGCCCTGGGAGTCTGCTCCGACGCCAGGCTCGCCGGCCTGCCCGAGGTTCCTACCATGACCGAGCTGGGATATCCCATAGTCACCGGTACGTGGAGAGGCCTGGCTGTGCCTAAGGGAACCCCCGAGAACGTCAAGTCGACCCTCGAGGAGGCCTTCGCCAAGGCGGTGGCGGATCCCGAGTTCCAGGGATTCATGGACAAGAGAAAGCTGGGCATCCGTTACATGGACTCGAAGGACTTCACATCCTTCATGGAGAAAGACGTGAAGGGACTCACGGCGATAGTCGAGGCCGTCAAAAAGCAGCAGGGCAAGTAG
- a CDS encoding sugar kinase: MAAIVTFGEIMLRLSPKGKEKLFQTSDLVGTFGGAEGNVAVSLANYGEDVALVTALPANPIGDACTAELRRHGVDTSLIRRSGDRVGIYYAETGACCRPSKVVYDRADSSIARAKPGDFDWDAVLEGVQWFHTTGITPAVAEGTSDLVMEALQACKRRGITVSCDLNYRKKLWKWGKPATEVMTEIAKYVDVAIANEEDCQKSLGIQVDSDVTSGKLDRSAYEKLGRKVLETYPNMKSLAVTLRESHSADHNGWSAMLATRGEDTVFSRRYDITPIVDRIGGGDSFGAGLIHGMRSFESRSDALEFAVAASALKHTVYGDFNLVSREDVLTLMGGDGSGRVQR, encoded by the coding sequence ATGGCCGCCATCGTCACGTTCGGGGAGATAATGCTTAGACTCTCCCCCAAGGGCAAGGAAAAACTCTTTCAGACCTCCGACCTCGTAGGGACCTTCGGAGGAGCCGAGGGAAACGTAGCGGTCTCCCTTGCGAACTACGGTGAGGACGTCGCCTTAGTGACCGCCCTCCCGGCCAACCCGATAGGAGACGCCTGCACGGCCGAATTGAGAAGACACGGGGTGGACACCTCCCTCATAAGGAGAAGCGGCGACCGGGTCGGAATATACTACGCCGAGACCGGGGCCTGCTGCCGCCCGTCCAAGGTGGTATACGACAGGGCCGACTCCTCCATCGCCCGGGCAAAACCGGGAGACTTCGACTGGGACGCCGTTCTTGAGGGAGTCCAGTGGTTCCACACCACGGGGATAACCCCCGCGGTGGCGGAGGGAACCTCCGACCTGGTCATGGAGGCTCTCCAGGCTTGTAAGAGACGGGGTATCACCGTCTCCTGCGACCTCAACTACCGCAAGAAACTCTGGAAGTGGGGCAAGCCCGCCACGGAGGTCATGACGGAGATAGCCAAATACGTGGACGTGGCCATAGCCAACGAGGAGGACTGTCAGAAGAGCCTGGGCATTCAGGTGGACTCGGACGTCACCTCCGGAAAGCTGGACAGGTCGGCCTACGAAAAACTGGGGAGAAAGGTCCTGGAGACCTACCCGAACATGAAGAGCCTGGCCGTAACTCTGAGGGAAAGCCACAGCGCCGACCACAACGGATGGTCCGCCATGCTGGCCACCAGAGGAGAGGACACCGTCTTCAGCCGACGGTACGACATAACCCCTATAGTTGACCGCATCGGAGGAGGAGACTCTTTCGGGGCCGGACTGATCCACGGAATGAGATCCTTCGAGAGCCGATCGGACGCACTTGAGTTCGCAGTAGCCGCCTCGGCACTGAAACACACGGTATACGGCGACTTCAACCTGGTCTCCCGAGAGGACGTCCTCACCCTTATGGGAGGGGACGGCTCCGGAAGGGTCCAGAGATAG
- a CDS encoding bifunctional 2-keto-4-hydroxyglutarate aldolase/2-keto-3-deoxy-6-phosphogluconate aldolase gives MASDKAGIIRSIGEAGVVAVIRAENARQGMDLAKAVNAGGIPAVEVTMTVPGAIDILETMASEGGPLLGAGTVLDPETARACILAGAKFIVAPNLNEEVLKICNRYSVPCMPGVGTVTELIRALEMGADVVKAFPGEVLGPSFIKAVKGPVPNARIMPTGGVSLDNLDRWFAAGAFAVGMGGALTKPGGVSGDMELVAETARRIMDRIAEVRGGR, from the coding sequence ATGGCAAGCGACAAGGCCGGAATAATCCGTTCCATCGGAGAGGCCGGAGTGGTGGCGGTCATAAGGGCCGAGAACGCCAGACAGGGTATGGACCTGGCCAAGGCGGTGAACGCCGGTGGGATCCCGGCGGTAGAGGTCACCATGACGGTCCCAGGGGCGATCGACATACTGGAGACCATGGCCTCCGAGGGAGGTCCTCTCCTGGGGGCCGGGACGGTGCTGGACCCGGAGACGGCAAGGGCCTGCATCCTAGCCGGAGCCAAGTTCATCGTGGCGCCCAACCTCAACGAGGAGGTTTTGAAAATCTGCAACCGCTATTCCGTTCCCTGTATGCCCGGAGTCGGAACGGTAACCGAGCTGATAAGGGCCCTGGAGATGGGGGCCGACGTGGTCAAGGCCTTCCCCGGCGAGGTGCTGGGACCGTCTTTCATAAAGGCCGTAAAAGGGCCTGTGCCCAACGCCAGGATAATGCCCACCGGAGGGGTTTCCCTGGATAACCTGGACAGGTGGTTCGCCGCGGGAGCCTTCGCGGTAGGTATGGGTGGAGCCCTCACCAAGCCAGGAGGCGTATCGGGAGACATGGAACTGGTCGCAGAGACGGCCCGCAGAATCATGGACCGAATAGCGGAAGTAAGAGGAGGCAGATAG
- a CDS encoding IclR family transcriptional regulator, translating to MAENGGIRVLDRAIAILDLMSSASDRTGITDIAEATGLPKATVHRILQGLVSGKAVIQSSDGGYVIGPAVLAWADAFKARWVLPKLGQTVIRRLWEGTRETVHLTAFDGKQAYYVDKMESPHPVGMRSRVGASLCLHTTAAGRAILANLPEEELRSYLSSATWDPKTDKTVASEKELFLILDSVRLRGYASENEENEEGIRCVGSAILRGEEKLPVGAISVSVPAYRLEDGDVAALGEAVKEAASDISALLNGSK from the coding sequence ATGGCCGAAAACGGCGGAATCAGGGTCCTTGACAGGGCCATCGCGATACTGGACCTGATGTCGAGCGCCAGCGATAGAACCGGCATAACCGATATCGCCGAGGCCACCGGCCTTCCCAAGGCAACGGTACACAGGATCCTTCAGGGATTGGTCTCGGGAAAGGCGGTCATCCAGAGCAGCGACGGAGGGTACGTCATAGGCCCCGCCGTGTTGGCCTGGGCGGACGCCTTCAAAGCGAGATGGGTCCTCCCAAAACTGGGACAGACAGTGATCAGAAGACTCTGGGAGGGGACCAGGGAGACGGTCCACCTAACTGCCTTCGACGGCAAACAGGCCTACTACGTGGACAAGATGGAGAGCCCCCATCCGGTGGGGATGAGATCCCGAGTAGGGGCCTCTCTCTGTCTCCACACCACCGCCGCGGGAAGGGCCATACTGGCCAACCTTCCGGAGGAAGAGCTGAGGAGCTATCTGAGCTCGGCTACATGGGATCCGAAGACCGATAAGACCGTCGCATCCGAGAAAGAGCTGTTCCTCATTCTCGACTCTGTAAGGCTGAGGGGTTATGCCTCGGAAAACGAGGAAAACGAGGAAGGGATACGCTGCGTGGGGTCCGCCATCCTGAGGGGCGAGGAAAAACTCCCGGTAGGGGCCATAAGCGTATCGGTACCGGCCTACAGGCTGGAGGACGGCGACGTAGCCGCGTTGGGAGAGGCGGTAAAGGAAGCCGCCTCCGATATATCGGCCCTTCTGAACGGGTCGAAATAA
- a CDS encoding VOC family protein yields the protein MRSAHVGIRVSNLERSLSFYVDRLGCRLSHRIDTPTSRLAFITAGDTTFELVEKAPMTEHNGAIHLAFVVEDMDETVEKLEESGIHLNKDGIMPFQGGKILFFHGPDGETLELCQDVGTAL from the coding sequence ATGAGGTCCGCCCACGTAGGCATCAGGGTATCGAACCTGGAGAGATCCCTCTCTTTCTACGTTGATCGGCTTGGATGCCGCCTCAGCCACAGGATAGACACCCCTACCAGCCGTCTGGCCTTCATAACCGCCGGTGACACGACATTCGAACTGGTCGAGAAGGCCCCTATGACGGAACACAACGGAGCTATCCATCTGGCCTTCGTGGTGGAGGACATGGACGAAACCGTTGAAAAGCTGGAGGAAAGCGGGATCCATCTGAACAAGGACGGAATCATGCCCTTCCAGGGAGGAAAAATCCTATTCTTCCATGGCCCCGACGGCGAGACCCTGGAACTCTGCCAGGACGTCGGAACCGCCCTCTGA
- a CDS encoding flavin reductase family protein gives MKKDIGTVTPLYPAPDLIVATYDENGAPNGMAAAWGGVCCSEPPCVAVAVRKERYTYGAISEREAFTVNIPSEDLVEQADLFGLCSGAEHDKFALTKLTAVKGTKVDAPTIEEFPISMECRLIKTVEIGSHVQFIGEVVACWVDDDCMDEKGNPSPEKVRPVIFMPQSGRYYRMGSEIARAYKAGRRFLEEEKP, from the coding sequence ATGAAAAAAGACATCGGAACCGTCACGCCTCTCTACCCGGCGCCGGACCTCATAGTGGCAACCTACGACGAAAACGGCGCACCCAACGGGATGGCAGCGGCCTGGGGTGGAGTCTGCTGCTCCGAGCCGCCCTGCGTGGCTGTAGCGGTCAGGAAGGAAAGATACACCTACGGAGCCATCTCGGAGAGAGAGGCCTTCACAGTCAACATTCCCTCGGAAGACCTGGTCGAGCAGGCGGACCTGTTCGGCCTATGCTCCGGCGCAGAACACGACAAATTCGCCCTGACGAAGCTCACTGCCGTGAAGGGAACCAAGGTGGACGCCCCCACTATAGAGGAGTTCCCCATATCCATGGAATGCCGGCTGATCAAGACCGTGGAGATAGGATCCCACGTTCAGTTCATAGGCGAGGTCGTGGCCTGCTGGGTGGACGACGACTGTATGGACGAAAAGGGCAACCCCTCGCCGGAAAAGGTCCGACCGGTCATATTCATGCCTCAGTCGGGCCGTTACTACCGAATGGGCTCGGAGATCGCCCGGGCCTACAAGGCCGGCAGGAGATTCCTGGAGGAGGAAAAACCATGA
- a CDS encoding phenylacetate--CoA ligase family protein has product MDVIKELNSSIERMRTAPYWRERLRNCPKRLESPEDLGSFPLLEEDELRRRGREMVLVPPGDIGRIVTLSSSGTTGPPKRVYLSPLDLERTVRYFAWGLTTFCSSGDRLAVLYPGESRWSVRDMLITAAKKVGLVATARGSMDLRELMEGLTEGRWDVLAGTPAQLAAVARGLKGRRLRVRLRSALSSGALLSHRTREAFSEVTGAEIFDHWGCREGGYGGALECRFHRGMHVRPGILAEVLDRRGNPRPDGTPGALVITTYGAHGMPLLRYKTGDLALLDRSPCHCGNGYPRLSVLGRIEEIGTDPMDWANDLEGWGKRPSSYQGSGKRAPSAT; this is encoded by the coding sequence ATGGATGTAATAAAAGAGCTCAACTCGTCCATAGAGAGGATGAGAACCGCCCCCTACTGGAGGGAGAGACTGAGAAACTGCCCGAAGAGACTGGAATCCCCGGAGGACCTGGGATCCTTTCCACTGCTCGAAGAGGACGAACTGCGCCGCCGTGGGAGGGAGATGGTACTGGTTCCTCCGGGAGACATAGGGAGGATAGTCACACTGAGCTCCTCCGGCACCACCGGGCCACCCAAGAGGGTCTATCTGTCGCCGTTGGACCTGGAGAGGACGGTCCGCTACTTCGCCTGGGGGCTCACCACCTTCTGCTCCTCCGGCGACAGACTGGCGGTACTCTACCCCGGCGAATCCAGATGGTCCGTCAGGGATATGCTGATTACGGCGGCGAAGAAAGTCGGCCTTGTCGCCACGGCCAGAGGATCCATGGATCTTCGGGAGCTCATGGAAGGGTTGACCGAGGGCAGATGGGACGTCCTGGCCGGAACCCCGGCACAGCTGGCTGCTGTGGCTAGGGGACTGAAAGGACGACGGCTTCGAGTCCGGCTCAGATCGGCCCTGTCCTCCGGGGCCCTGTTAAGCCATCGGACGAGGGAGGCCTTCTCGGAAGTCACCGGAGCGGAGATATTCGATCACTGGGGATGCAGGGAGGGAGGCTACGGAGGAGCGCTGGAATGCCGCTTCCACAGGGGCATGCACGTGAGGCCGGGCATACTGGCCGAGGTCCTGGACCGACGGGGAAATCCCCGTCCGGACGGAACGCCCGGGGCTCTGGTCATAACCACCTACGGAGCCCACGGCATGCCGCTGCTTCGATACAAGACCGGAGACCTGGCCCTGTTGGACCGGTCCCCCTGCCACTGCGGCAACGGCTATCCGAGACTATCCGTACTGGGAAGGATCGAGGAGATCGGAACCGATCCCATGGACTGGGCAAACGATCTGGAGGGCTGGGGCAAAAGGCCCTCGTCATATCAGGGGTCGGGAAAGAGGGCCCCGAGTGCGACGTAG
- the trsS gene encoding radical SAM (seleno)protein TrsS, with the protein MEGREIGRTESLCPECLRRIPAARVRRGSLVFLEKTCPEHGDFSSIIWRGRPSMENWYRSLDRSPRGNPQTSEMEGCPYDCGLCPDHRQGTCTAVLEVTKRCDLRCPFCFADGSEGGSDVPMDELIRRLEALSKREECVLQLSGGEPTVRDDLPYLVKRARSMGFDFIQLNSNGLRISRDLPYLEKLARAGLDSVYLQFDGMDDSVHRAMRGRPMAKVKSRALENCSRTGVAATLVATLVPGRNLDQIGRIIRYGLSRVPTVRGVHLQPVSYFGRIPYRPKDENRVTLPEVLELVESQTDGLFAKRDLVPPGUEHSLCSWHGDFVIDDMGRPRPSPRGSCRGRDEAEGHRSGTVKNVKGRWSPPTAPSKLDGPFALWDRFLAKRSRRTFTLSCMAFQDCYTVDLERLKNCCIHVVGPGGRLIPFCARYCTASDGTPLYPER; encoded by the coding sequence ATGGAAGGTAGGGAAATCGGCAGGACCGAGAGCCTCTGCCCCGAGTGCCTCAGGAGGATCCCCGCCGCAAGGGTAAGGCGGGGATCCCTGGTTTTCCTGGAGAAGACCTGCCCCGAACACGGAGATTTCTCGTCGATCATATGGCGAGGACGCCCATCCATGGAGAACTGGTACCGCAGTCTAGACCGCTCTCCCCGAGGCAACCCCCAGACATCCGAGATGGAGGGATGTCCCTATGACTGCGGACTCTGCCCGGATCACCGTCAGGGAACCTGCACCGCCGTCCTGGAGGTGACGAAGAGATGCGACCTCCGATGCCCCTTCTGTTTCGCCGACGGAAGCGAAGGCGGCTCGGACGTCCCTATGGACGAGCTGATACGACGGCTGGAAGCCCTCTCAAAAAGGGAGGAATGCGTCCTCCAGCTATCCGGAGGGGAACCGACCGTGAGGGACGACCTGCCCTATCTCGTGAAAAGGGCCAGATCCATGGGATTCGACTTCATCCAGCTCAACAGCAACGGACTCAGGATATCCCGAGACCTGCCCTACCTGGAGAAACTGGCCCGAGCCGGTCTCGACTCGGTATATCTTCAGTTCGACGGGATGGACGACTCGGTCCACCGGGCCATGAGAGGTCGCCCTATGGCGAAGGTCAAGTCGAGGGCTTTGGAGAACTGCTCCCGAACGGGGGTGGCTGCAACCCTGGTGGCGACCTTGGTGCCCGGGCGAAACCTGGACCAGATAGGAAGGATAATCCGATACGGACTGTCCCGCGTGCCCACCGTCAGAGGAGTTCACCTCCAGCCGGTGAGCTATTTCGGCAGGATACCCTACAGGCCGAAGGACGAAAACAGAGTGACCCTGCCGGAGGTCCTGGAGCTGGTGGAGTCCCAGACCGACGGTCTTTTCGCCAAAAGAGACCTGGTGCCGCCAGGGTGAGAGCACTCACTGTGCTCCTGGCATGGAGACTTCGTGATAGACGACATGGGACGGCCCAGACCGAGCCCCAGAGGAAGCTGCCGCGGGAGAGACGAGGCGGAAGGTCACCGGTCGGGAACGGTGAAAAACGTCAAGGGAAGATGGTCCCCTCCCACTGCTCCATCCAAATTGGACGGCCCCTTCGCCCTTTGGGACCGCTTTCTGGCAAAGAGGTCCCGACGGACCTTCACTCTGTCCTGCATGGCCTTCCAGGACTGCTACACAGTCGACCTGGAAAGGCTGAAGAACTGCTGCATCCACGTGGTGGGCCCCGGGGGCAGGCTGATCCCCTTCTGCGCCAGGTACTGCACCGCCTCCGACGGAACCCCACTATACCCGGAGAGATAA
- a CDS encoding DVU_1555 family C-GCAxxG-C-C protein, whose protein sequence is MERRDGKTMDALDMRTAELSAQGYCCTQVVASVALDLICRENPDLLRALHGFGGGMGGTKGICGALSGGIAFLGLYGGKGGPEEDRDEELYPMVAELKSWFLEKWGTLECSKLAGEEGERKSSVCPELMAETARKCISLLESRGINPENGR, encoded by the coding sequence ATGGAAAGAAGGGATGGTAAGACCATGGACGCTCTGGACATGAGAACCGCCGAGCTTTCCGCCCAGGGTTACTGCTGCACCCAGGTGGTGGCTTCGGTGGCGCTGGATCTCATATGCAGGGAGAACCCGGACCTCCTCAGGGCCCTGCACGGCTTCGGAGGAGGGATGGGAGGGACCAAGGGAATATGCGGGGCCCTGTCGGGAGGGATAGCCTTTCTCGGCCTCTACGGGGGAAAGGGAGGCCCTGAGGAGGACAGGGACGAAGAGCTGTATCCCATGGTGGCCGAGCTAAAGAGCTGGTTTCTCGAAAAATGGGGAACCCTGGAGTGTTCCAAGCTGGCCGGAGAAGAGGGAGAGAGAAAGAGTTCCGTCTGCCCCGAACTGATGGCGGAAACCGCCAGAAAGTGCATATCCCTCCTGGAGAGCCGAGGGATAAACCCGGAAAATGGAAGGTAG
- a CDS encoding class I SAM-dependent methyltransferase — protein sequence MSLYEDLALADGDMHPGGSEATRRLIEFGRPYCGLKALDVGSGRGDGLETLHRSGFSTWGIEPSPILADMAAKRAPYSAVEIGRAESLPFPDGFFDLVIFECVLSLTDPSTALGETVRVLRPSGKVLIQDLVGRATGEGCIGGCRTLEGWRKTIEDAGLSVTKLIRTDLEVKSYWASAVFHGRPLPCCESGPTSIGEFLCEAVNNGKKGW from the coding sequence ATGAGCCTCTACGAGGACCTCGCCCTAGCCGATGGAGACATGCACCCCGGCGGAAGCGAGGCCACCAGAAGACTCATAGAGTTCGGCCGTCCCTACTGCGGTCTGAAAGCCCTGGACGTGGGATCAGGCAGGGGAGACGGACTGGAGACGCTGCACCGATCGGGCTTCTCCACCTGGGGAATCGAGCCGTCCCCCATCCTGGCCGACATGGCGGCGAAGAGGGCTCCCTACTCCGCCGTCGAGATAGGAAGGGCCGAATCCCTTCCCTTTCCCGACGGTTTCTTCGACCTGGTGATCTTCGAGTGCGTCCTGTCCCTCACGGACCCATCGACCGCCCTTGGGGAGACCGTCCGGGTCCTTCGGCCCTCGGGAAAGGTTTTGATCCAGGATCTGGTAGGCAGGGCGACGGGAGAGGGATGTATCGGAGGATGCAGGACCCTGGAGGGATGGCGGAAGACCATCGAGGATGCTGGCCTTTCCGTGACCAAGCTGATCCGGACGGATCTAGAGGTGAAAAGCTACTGGGCCTCCGCCGTCTTTCACGGAAGGCCTCTGCCGTGCTGCGAAAGTGGACCGACCTCCATAGGCGAGTTTCTATGCGAGGCGGTGAATAATGGAAAGAAGGGATGGTAA
- a CDS encoding DVU_1557 family redox protein, whose translation MRPDPVAEAFARSEEWICDECGVELETAEVTLTYLGASFPAKIPRCPRCGMVFIPSSVALGKMLQVEQGLEDK comes from the coding sequence ATGAGGCCCGATCCCGTAGCTGAGGCCTTCGCCCGGTCGGAGGAATGGATCTGCGACGAATGCGGAGTCGAGCTGGAGACGGCGGAGGTCACCCTGACCTACCTGGGAGCCTCCTTCCCTGCGAAGATACCCAGATGCCCCAGATGCGGCATGGTGTTCATCCCCTCCTCCGTCGCCCTGGGCAAGATGCTTCAGGTGGAACAGGGACTGGAGGACAAATGA